The following coding sequences lie in one uncultured Mailhella sp. genomic window:
- a CDS encoding enoyl-ACP reductase yields the protein MILEGKKAVIFGVANKHSIAYGISSAFRREGASLAFSYLNDALKKRVEPISEELSGDFTFPCDVSSDEDIARSAELVKEKWGKVDVLVHSVAFASKDDLKGRYLDTSRDGFKLALDVSAYSLVALCKAFEPLLNPGASVICMTYYGSEKMIPNYNVMGVAKAALEASVRYLATDFGPVNVRVNAISAGPIRTLASSGISDFHQIGAMFEKRAPLHRLVTIDEVGNAAAFLASDLASGVTGEILYVDNGFQSTAL from the coding sequence ATGATTCTTGAAGGAAAAAAAGCCGTCATCTTCGGCGTGGCCAATAAGCACAGCATCGCCTACGGCATCTCTTCCGCCTTCCGCCGCGAAGGCGCTTCCCTGGCGTTCAGCTACCTCAACGACGCCCTCAAAAAACGCGTCGAACCCATTTCCGAAGAACTTTCCGGCGACTTCACCTTCCCCTGCGACGTCTCCAGCGACGAAGACATCGCCCGCTCCGCCGAACTCGTGAAGGAAAAGTGGGGCAAGGTGGACGTGCTCGTCCATTCCGTGGCCTTCGCTTCCAAGGACGACCTCAAGGGCCGCTACCTCGATACCTCCCGCGACGGCTTCAAGCTCGCCCTCGACGTGTCCGCCTACTCCCTCGTGGCCCTCTGCAAGGCCTTTGAACCCCTGCTCAACCCCGGCGCCTCCGTCATCTGCATGACCTACTACGGCTCCGAAAAAATGATCCCCAACTACAACGTGATGGGCGTCGCCAAGGCCGCCCTTGAAGCCTCCGTGCGCTACCTCGCCACCGACTTCGGACCCGTCAACGTCCGCGTCAACGCCATCAGCGCCGGCCCCATCCGTACCCTCGCGTCCTCCGGCATCTCCGACTTCCACCAGATCGGCGCCATGTTCGAAAAACGCGCCCCCCTCCACCGCCTCGTCACCATCGACGAAGTCGGCAACGCCGCCGCCTTCCTCGCCTCCGACCTCGCCTCCGGCGTCACCGGCGAAATCCTCTACGTCGACAACGGCTTCCAGAGCACCGCTCTGTAA
- a CDS encoding malic enzyme-like NAD(P)-binding protein, whose translation MSYTKEDVRRYHGLPRPGKIEVMPSKKATTQDDLTLAYSPGVAEACRDIVTDEAAAAKLTGRSNLVAVVTNGTAVLGLGNIGPLAGKPVMEGKSMLFKLFADVDAFDIELDCSDPDRLIDIVKALEPTFGGINLEDIRGPECFYIEEELKKSMNIPVFHDDQHGTAVITGAALMNASRITGRDIADMKIVVMGAGAAGMACARFYASMGVKKENISMFDIKGLIHAGRTDLSDVQMTFAQKEPAPGASIADTLYAAMEGANLFLGLSGPGTLKPDMLKGMAEKPVIFACANPVPEIGYEEAKAVRPDAIMGTGRSDYPNQVNNVSGFPFIFRGALDVRASKINEEMKIAAARALADLALEPVPEDVRAAYHGRDFTFGPEYIIPMPLDPRIIEWVAPAVAKAAVDSGVARGSMEDIGGSVEAYRLMLRERMSKAKARMASYWESYNK comes from the coding sequence ATGAGCTACACCAAGGAAGACGTGCGCCGCTATCACGGCCTGCCCCGCCCCGGCAAAATTGAAGTGATGCCCAGCAAGAAGGCCACCACTCAGGACGACCTCACCCTCGCCTACAGCCCCGGCGTGGCCGAAGCCTGCCGCGACATTGTGACCGACGAAGCCGCAGCCGCCAAGCTCACCGGCCGCAGCAATCTCGTGGCCGTGGTCACCAACGGCACCGCGGTGCTCGGTCTCGGCAACATCGGACCGCTTGCGGGCAAGCCCGTCATGGAAGGCAAAAGCATGCTCTTCAAGCTCTTTGCCGACGTGGACGCCTTCGACATCGAACTCGACTGCTCCGATCCCGATCGCCTCATCGACATCGTGAAGGCCCTCGAACCCACCTTCGGCGGCATCAACCTCGAAGACATCCGCGGTCCGGAATGCTTCTACATCGAGGAAGAGCTGAAAAAGTCCATGAACATTCCCGTGTTCCACGACGATCAGCACGGCACGGCGGTCATCACCGGCGCGGCGCTCATGAACGCTTCGCGCATCACGGGCCGCGACATCGCCGACATGAAAATCGTCGTCATGGGCGCGGGAGCCGCCGGCATGGCCTGCGCCCGCTTCTACGCCTCCATGGGCGTGAAGAAGGAAAACATTTCCATGTTCGACATCAAGGGGCTCATCCACGCGGGCCGCACCGACCTGTCCGACGTGCAGATGACCTTCGCCCAGAAGGAACCCGCCCCCGGCGCGTCCATTGCCGATACCCTCTACGCCGCCATGGAAGGCGCCAACCTCTTCCTCGGCCTCTCCGGCCCGGGAACCCTCAAGCCCGACATGCTGAAGGGCATGGCCGAAAAGCCCGTAATCTTCGCCTGCGCCAATCCTGTGCCGGAAATCGGCTATGAAGAGGCCAAGGCCGTGCGTCCCGACGCCATCATGGGCACGGGCCGTTCCGACTATCCCAATCAGGTGAACAACGTGTCCGGCTTCCCGTTCATCTTCCGCGGCGCGCTCGACGTGCGCGCAAGCAAGATCAACGAAGAAATGAAAATCGCCGCCGCCCGCGCTCTTGCCGATCTCGCCCTCGAACCCGTGCCCGAAGACGTGCGCGCCGCCTATCACGGCCGCGATTTCACCTTCGGCCCGGAATACATCATTCCCATGCCGCTTGATCCGCGCATCATCGAATGGGTGGCCCCGGCCGTGGCCAAGGCCGCCGTGGACAGCGGCGTGGCCCGCGGCAGCATGGAAGACATCGGCGGCAGCGTGGAAGCCTACCGCCTCATGCTGCGCGAACGCATGAGCAAGGCCAAGGCCCGCATGGCTTCCTACTGGGAAAGCTACAACAAATAA
- a CDS encoding alanine--glyoxylate aminotransferase family protein translates to MNSFKPYAAMPFYPGPVSVHPDVARALSRDYAPPRIGTEYLELYKSVRVRLQKVLGTKEDVLMGTGEGMLVLWGALKSLLKPGDTVLTVGTGVFGDGFADMAEVIGCKAVRISEPYDKTISASTLEKVKDAVKEHHPVLMTAVHCETPSGTLNPLEELGRLKKDLGVPFLVVDTVASAGGAPVHADAWNADCVLGGSQKCLACPPDMSFMSVSEAAWERVREVNYTGYDAIRPFDHAIEDPMRFPYTPNWWGVAALDASLSALEKEGLENVFARHEAVARQCREGVQALGLSLWPAKDAVNSPTVTAIRVPEGWAWNDWRVALAERGLYVGGSLGPLAGKVFRMGHMGTQANAEAMTSALAVMKDILSK, encoded by the coding sequence ATGAACAGCTTCAAGCCCTATGCGGCCATGCCTTTTTATCCCGGCCCTGTTTCCGTTCATCCCGATGTTGCCCGCGCGCTTTCCCGCGACTATGCTCCGCCGCGCATAGGCACGGAATATCTTGAACTTTACAAGTCGGTACGCGTGCGCCTTCAGAAAGTGCTCGGCACGAAGGAAGACGTGCTCATGGGCACGGGCGAAGGCATGCTTGTGTTGTGGGGCGCGCTCAAGAGCTTGCTGAAGCCCGGCGACACGGTGCTTACGGTGGGCACGGGCGTTTTCGGCGACGGCTTTGCCGACATGGCCGAAGTCATCGGCTGCAAGGCCGTGCGTATTTCCGAGCCCTACGACAAGACCATTTCCGCTTCCACGCTGGAAAAGGTGAAGGACGCCGTCAAGGAGCATCATCCGGTGCTCATGACCGCCGTTCACTGCGAGACGCCTTCCGGCACGCTGAATCCGCTGGAAGAGCTCGGCCGTCTGAAAAAGGATCTCGGCGTTCCCTTCCTGGTGGTGGACACCGTGGCCAGCGCGGGCGGCGCGCCCGTACACGCCGACGCCTGGAACGCCGACTGCGTGCTCGGCGGCTCTCAGAAGTGTCTGGCCTGCCCGCCCGACATGAGCTTCATGAGCGTGAGCGAGGCTGCGTGGGAACGCGTGCGCGAGGTGAACTACACCGGCTACGACGCCATTCGTCCTTTCGATCACGCCATCGAAGACCCCATGCGCTTCCCCTACACGCCCAACTGGTGGGGCGTGGCCGCGCTGGATGCTTCGCTTTCCGCACTGGAAAAGGAAGGCCTCGAAAACGTGTTCGCCCGTCATGAAGCGGTGGCCCGTCAGTGCCGCGAAGGCGTACAGGCTCTCGGTCTCTCGCTGTGGCCCGCAAAAGACGCCGTGAATTCCCCCACCGTGACCGCCATCCGCGTGCCCGAAGGCTGGGCGTGGAACGACTGGCGCGTTGCCCTCGCCGAACGCGGTCTGTACGTGGGCGGCAGCCTCGGCCCGCTCGCCGGCAAGGTGTTCCGCATGGGTCACATGGGAACCCAGGCCAATGCCGAAGCCATGACCTCGGCCCTCGCCGTCATGAAAGACATTCTCTCAAAATAA
- the gatC gene encoding Asp-tRNA(Asn)/Glu-tRNA(Gln) amidotransferase subunit GatC — MSLDKNDFLHLCRLSRLAPDPAAQEEMAQQCSSILAYMDKLSELDTTGVEPLYSPVIHECAFRDDVAVRRCDRADILAGAPATDGAFFIVPRIVEGK, encoded by the coding sequence ATGTCTCTCGACAAAAACGACTTTCTGCACCTGTGCCGCCTCTCCCGGCTGGCCCCGGATCCCGCCGCGCAGGAGGAAATGGCGCAGCAGTGCTCCAGCATTCTTGCCTACATGGACAAACTTTCCGAACTCGACACCACCGGCGTGGAACCTTTGTATTCGCCCGTGATTCATGAATGCGCCTTCCGCGACGACGTTGCCGTGCGCCGCTGCGACCGCGCCGACATCCTCGCCGGAGCCCCCGCCACCGACGGCGCGTTCTTCATTGTTCCCCGTATCGTGGAGGGAAAATAA
- the gatA gene encoding Asp-tRNA(Asn)/Glu-tRNA(Gln) amidotransferase subunit GatA: MAELFELSLCEARDAVRRGETSAEELTAACLKRINETEPRINALLARRDEEALEQARDMDRNRPADLSDKPLWGVPMTVKDAITLKGLPTTAASKILEGFLSPYDALVVERLKQAGAVILGKNNMDEFAMGSTTEHSAYKTTANPWDVACVPGGSSGGSAASVSACQCFASLGSDTGGSIRQPASLCGCVGIKPTYGRVSRYGLLAYASSFDQVGPLARTVEDAAAVLQVIAGHDERDSTSSPVPVPDYHAAMTSQNDLSGLTLGMPREFFGHKGLDEGVAAACNKAVETAKELGAKVVEVSLPHTEYSIASYYILAAAEASSNLARYDGVRYGHRTANPKNLEDMYTSSRTEGFGPEVQRRILLGSYVLSAGYYDAYYRKAAQVRRLIRQDYLDALNACDMLLAPVSPVPAWQMGHMSDDPLQMYFMDIFTLSLNLAGLPGLSIPVGKSGHLPVGIQLMGRAFDEGRLFLAGDKLTRALGTHNQHAPM; encoded by the coding sequence ATGGCCGAACTGTTTGAACTTTCCCTCTGCGAGGCCCGCGACGCCGTGCGCCGCGGCGAAACCAGCGCGGAAGAACTCACCGCCGCCTGCCTCAAGCGCATCAACGAAACCGAACCCAGAATCAACGCCCTGCTCGCCCGTCGCGACGAAGAGGCACTGGAACAGGCCCGCGACATGGACAGAAATCGCCCGGCCGACCTCTCCGACAAGCCCCTCTGGGGCGTGCCCATGACCGTGAAGGACGCCATTACCCTCAAAGGCCTCCCCACCACCGCCGCCTCAAAAATTCTGGAAGGATTCCTCTCCCCCTACGACGCCCTCGTGGTCGAGCGCCTGAAACAGGCCGGAGCCGTCATTCTCGGCAAGAACAACATGGATGAATTCGCCATGGGTTCCACCACCGAACACTCCGCCTACAAGACCACCGCCAACCCCTGGGACGTTGCCTGCGTGCCCGGCGGCTCCAGCGGCGGTTCCGCCGCCAGCGTGTCCGCCTGCCAGTGCTTCGCCTCCCTGGGCTCGGATACCGGCGGCTCCATCCGTCAGCCCGCCTCCCTGTGCGGCTGCGTCGGCATCAAGCCCACCTACGGACGCGTGTCCCGCTACGGCCTGCTCGCCTACGCCTCCTCCTTCGATCAGGTGGGCCCGCTCGCCCGCACCGTGGAAGACGCCGCCGCCGTGCTCCAGGTCATTGCCGGTCACGACGAACGCGACAGCACTTCCTCCCCCGTGCCCGTGCCCGACTACCACGCCGCCATGACCAGCCAGAACGACCTCTCCGGCCTCACTCTCGGCATGCCGCGCGAATTCTTCGGACACAAGGGCCTCGACGAAGGCGTGGCCGCCGCCTGCAACAAGGCCGTGGAAACCGCCAAAGAACTCGGCGCCAAGGTAGTGGAAGTCTCTCTGCCCCACACGGAATACTCCATTGCCAGCTACTACATCCTCGCCGCCGCCGAAGCCAGCTCCAACCTCGCCCGCTACGACGGCGTGCGCTACGGACACCGCACCGCCAACCCCAAAAACCTCGAAGACATGTACACGAGCTCCCGCACCGAAGGCTTCGGCCCCGAAGTGCAGCGCCGTATCCTGCTCGGCTCCTACGTGCTCTCCGCCGGCTACTACGACGCCTACTACCGCAAGGCCGCTCAGGTGCGCCGCCTCATCCGGCAGGACTACCTCGACGCCCTCAACGCCTGCGACATGCTCCTCGCCCCCGTCTCCCCCGTCCCCGCCTGGCAGATGGGACACATGTCCGACGACCCGCTCCAGATGTACTTCATGGACATCTTTACCCTGTCCCTCAACCTCGCCGGCCTCCCCGGCCTCTCCATCCCCGTCGGTAAAAGCGGACACCTCCCCGTCGGCATCCAGCTCATGGGCCGCGCCTTCGACGAAGGCCGACTCTTCCTCGCCGGCGACAAGCTCACCCGCGCCCTCGGCACCCATAACCAGCACGCCCCGATGTAG
- a CDS encoding ABC transporter substrate-binding protein produces MKARFRLFLLLSVCLAMLVSGCSLLEKQRLPFQRQDEVTMWVNSIAGLPGVEQGRRAEIVWKNPSSSQALKIRALSIAASRPGRQGYPARKELASLYAAATADQRSTWETMYWHDLDAMDSDSLRKLASSVSADQEKSFPWNLVMLKAARRGLVSDPSAVLSRLSNPMLYASPSMLGLGQVPEVSQSGPVSVALVIPQTGSASALGRQVAAGAQAAVDDLRLSGKNVDLRIIDTGLTGWQQAVQSLPPQFVMVGGPLIPGRYKAVKAAASGRALFSFTASLPSGDEGVHAWRFFASPEDQIKALLDGASSLGITSFGVFSPGDSYSKRMGGLFMQEAAARGYSVTSGSYTAGKMNAWPKEAGAFVKTQVGSQRGSIPVATADFQAIFLPDSWKNMDMLVSSLHYSGAQNRLMMGTSIWEQSLGPTSRNNAATFALTIFPGVWNDRLSGPGVSAFRNAMAAKNQRTDDWSALGFDFVRFAAALNLQPGWTPAQLNRALASAPSLDWASAPMRWDASGKASRQLFLFQPASTGHIPADMQTIRDRLASGDLSVSEPAAPAAPQRPVSFDQLVDSLSK; encoded by the coding sequence ATGAAAGCCCGTTTTCGACTTTTCCTTCTTCTTTCCGTGTGTCTTGCCATGCTTGTATCCGGCTGTTCGCTGCTGGAAAAGCAGCGTCTGCCGTTCCAGAGGCAGGACGAAGTCACGATGTGGGTCAACAGCATTGCCGGGCTCCCAGGCGTGGAACAGGGGCGGCGCGCCGAAATCGTCTGGAAGAATCCTTCGTCCTCTCAGGCGCTGAAGATTCGCGCGCTTTCCATTGCCGCGAGTCGTCCGGGCAGGCAGGGGTATCCCGCCAGGAAGGAACTCGCCTCGCTCTACGCCGCCGCCACGGCCGATCAGCGCTCCACCTGGGAAACCATGTACTGGCACGACCTCGACGCCATGGACAGCGATTCCCTCAGAAAGCTCGCCTCGTCCGTGTCTGCCGATCAGGAAAAGAGCTTCCCCTGGAACCTCGTCATGCTCAAGGCCGCGCGTCGCGGTCTGGTTTCCGATCCTTCGGCCGTGCTCTCGCGGCTGTCCAATCCCATGCTCTACGCCTCTCCCTCCATGCTCGGACTCGGACAGGTTCCTGAAGTGAGTCAGAGCGGCCCGGTGAGCGTGGCGCTCGTCATTCCTCAGACGGGTTCCGCCTCGGCCCTCGGCCGTCAGGTGGCCGCAGGCGCGCAGGCCGCCGTGGACGATCTGCGCCTCTCCGGCAAAAACGTGGATCTGCGCATCATCGACACCGGCCTCACCGGATGGCAGCAGGCCGTGCAGTCGCTGCCGCCTCAGTTCGTCATGGTGGGCGGCCCGCTCATTCCCGGCCGCTACAAGGCCGTCAAGGCCGCCGCTTCCGGCCGCGCCCTCTTCTCCTTCACGGCGTCGCTGCCTTCCGGCGACGAAGGCGTGCATGCCTGGCGCTTCTTCGCCAGCCCTGAAGATCAGATCAAGGCCCTGCTCGACGGCGCGTCCTCGCTCGGCATCACCTCGTTCGGGGTGTTCAGTCCCGGCGATTCCTACAGCAAGCGCATGGGCGGCCTGTTCATGCAGGAAGCCGCCGCCCGCGGCTACTCCGTGACATCCGGCTCCTACACCGCCGGAAAAATGAACGCCTGGCCCAAGGAAGCCGGCGCCTTCGTGAAAACGCAGGTGGGCTCGCAGCGCGGCAGCATTCCCGTGGCCACCGCCGACTTTCAGGCCATCTTCCTGCCCGACAGCTGGAAGAACATGGACATGCTCGTCTCCAGCCTGCACTACAGCGGCGCGCAGAACCGGCTCATGATGGGAACCTCTATCTGGGAACAGAGCCTCGGCCCCACCAGCCGCAACAACGCCGCCACCTTCGCCCTCACCATCTTCCCCGGCGTGTGGAACGACAGACTTTCCGGCCCCGGCGTGAGCGCCTTCCGCAACGCCATGGCCGCCAAAAATCAGCGTACCGACGACTGGTCCGCCCTGGGCTTCGACTTCGTGCGCTTCGCCGCGGCTCTCAATCTGCAGCCCGGCTGGACCCCCGCTCAGCTCAACCGCGCCCTGGCCTCCGCGCCTTCCCTGGACTGGGCTTCCGCGCCCATGCGCTGGGACGCCTCGGGCAAGGCAAGTCGTCAGCTTTTCCTGTTCCAGCCTGCGTCCACCGGACACATTCCGGCCGACATGCAGACGATCAGAGACCGCCTCGCTTCCGGCGACCTCTCCGTTTCCGAACCCGCCGCGCCTGCCGCTCCTCAGCGGCCCGTGAGCTTCGATCAGCTCGTGGACTCCCTCAGCAAGTAA
- a CDS encoding phosphoribosylaminoimidazolesuccinocarboxamide synthase, with protein MKQLPYPVITTTDLPGFKLHSKGKVRDIYDIDENTLLLVTTDRMSAFDVILGEPIPWKGVILNQLTLFWMNKFAHLIPNHIIESDVDKYPASLQPYRDQLVGRSVLAKKAQPLKAECIVRGYIAGSGWKSYKKDGTLCGVHLPAGLKESDKLPEIMFTPSTKGEMGTHDENISLEKMREIVGKDLADKAAETSLAIYREASEYAASRGIIIADTKFEFGIVDGQLTLIDEVLTPDSSRFWPADSYEPGHSQPSFDKQYLRDWLETQVWDKTPPAPALTPTVRDTTAEKYQEAFRLITGRSL; from the coding sequence ATGAAACAGCTTCCCTATCCCGTTATCACCACCACCGACCTTCCCGGCTTCAAGCTCCACTCCAAGGGCAAGGTCCGCGACATCTACGATATCGACGAAAACACCCTTCTGCTCGTCACCACCGACCGCATGTCCGCCTTCGACGTCATCCTCGGCGAACCCATTCCGTGGAAGGGCGTCATTCTGAACCAGCTCACCCTCTTCTGGATGAACAAGTTCGCCCACCTCATTCCCAACCACATCATCGAATCCGACGTGGACAAGTATCCGGCTTCGCTCCAGCCCTACCGCGATCAGCTCGTCGGCCGCTCCGTGCTCGCCAAGAAGGCACAGCCCCTCAAGGCCGAATGCATCGTGCGCGGCTACATCGCCGGTTCCGGCTGGAAGTCCTACAAGAAGGACGGCACCCTCTGCGGCGTGCATCTGCCCGCCGGCCTGAAGGAATCCGACAAGCTGCCCGAAATCATGTTCACCCCCTCCACCAAGGGCGAAATGGGCACCCACGACGAAAACATCAGCCTCGAAAAGATGCGTGAAATCGTCGGCAAGGACCTCGCCGACAAGGCCGCCGAAACCTCCCTCGCCATCTACCGCGAAGCCTCGGAATACGCCGCCAGCCGCGGCATCATCATTGCCGACACCAAGTTTGAATTCGGCATCGTGGACGGTCAGCTCACCCTCATCGACGAAGTGCTCACCCCCGATTCCTCCCGCTTCTGGCCCGCCGACAGCTACGAACCCGGCCACAGCCAGCCCAGCTTCGACAAGCAGTACCTGCGCGACTGGCTCGAAACCCAGGTGTGGGACAAGACGCCTCCGGCTCCCGCCCTCACCCCCACCGTGCGCGACACCACCGCGGAAAAATATCAGGAAGCCTTCCGCCTCATCACCGGCCGCTCCCTGTAA
- the hisD gene encoding histidinol dehydrogenase: MSCRILNIKSPADAEAAELFRRLAERGNPADGNGQDVENQVRAILADVRERGDQALIERTRQFDAPDIEPPLAVPQEELARAAASISGEERSVIVEAASHIRTFHEAQKDKSWFITREDGSILGQKIEPVDRAGLYVPGGKGGNTPLISSMLMGAIPAQVAGVKEIAVVTPPRADGTLNPYMLAAAYLLDINEVYRVGGPWSIGALAYGTQEIRPVDVIAGPGNIFVTTAKKLVQGKVGIDMIAGPSEILVLADESANPEWVAADMLSQAEHDKLASAILITTSSLLADRVSAALDRRVAELPRVDIARASLENWGAIILVPDLSVGVDMANRIAPEHMELCTSSPWEVLPAIRHAGAVFMGQYSPEPVGDYYAGPNHVLPTLGTARHSSALSVQTFSKRTSIVAASAQFTSAHASSIALLARLEGLEAHARSVELRG; the protein is encoded by the coding sequence ATGTCTTGTCGTATATTGAACATCAAGTCGCCCGCCGACGCGGAAGCCGCCGAGCTGTTCCGCCGTCTGGCCGAACGCGGCAATCCCGCCGACGGCAACGGGCAGGATGTGGAAAATCAGGTGCGCGCCATTCTCGCGGACGTGCGCGAACGCGGCGATCAGGCGCTCATCGAGCGCACCCGCCAGTTCGACGCCCCCGACATTGAACCGCCCCTCGCCGTTCCGCAGGAAGAACTCGCCCGCGCCGCGGCTTCCATTTCCGGCGAAGAACGCAGCGTCATCGTGGAAGCAGCCTCGCACATCCGCACCTTCCACGAGGCCCAGAAGGACAAATCCTGGTTCATCACCCGCGAAGACGGATCCATTCTCGGTCAGAAGATCGAACCCGTGGACCGCGCCGGTCTCTACGTGCCCGGCGGCAAGGGCGGCAACACCCCCCTCATCTCCTCCATGCTCATGGGCGCGATTCCCGCGCAGGTCGCAGGCGTGAAGGAAATCGCCGTGGTCACGCCCCCCCGCGCCGACGGCACCCTCAATCCCTACATGCTCGCCGCCGCCTACCTGCTCGACATCAATGAAGTCTATCGCGTGGGCGGCCCCTGGTCCATCGGCGCGCTCGCCTACGGCACCCAGGAAATCCGTCCCGTGGACGTCATCGCAGGCCCGGGCAACATCTTCGTCACCACCGCCAAGAAGCTCGTGCAGGGCAAGGTCGGCATCGACATGATCGCCGGTCCCAGCGAAATTCTCGTGCTTGCCGACGAAAGCGCCAATCCTGAATGGGTCGCCGCCGACATGCTCTCCCAGGCCGAACACGACAAGCTCGCCTCGGCCATTCTCATCACCACGAGCTCTCTGCTCGCCGATCGCGTTTCCGCCGCCCTCGACCGCCGCGTGGCCGAACTGCCCCGCGTCGACATCGCCCGCGCCTCCCTCGAAAACTGGGGAGCCATCATCCTCGTGCCCGACCTTTCCGTGGGCGTGGACATGGCCAACCGCATCGCCCCCGAACACATGGAACTCTGCACCTCCTCTCCCTGGGAAGTGCTGCCCGCCATCCGCCACGCCGGCGCCGTGTTCATGGGCCAGTATTCCCCCGAACCCGTCGGCGACTACTACGCAGGCCCCAATCACGTGCTTCCCACGCTCGGCACGGCCCGCCACTCCTCCGCGCTCAGCGTGCAGACCTTCTCCAAGCGCACCAGCATAGTGGCGGCTTCGGCACAGTTCACCAGCGCCCACGCCTCCTCCATCGCCCTGCTCGCCAGGCTCGAAGGTCTGGAAGCTCACGCCCGTTCCGTGGAACTCCGCGGCTGA
- the glmU gene encoding bifunctional UDP-N-acetylglucosamine diphosphorylase/glucosamine-1-phosphate N-acetyltransferase GlmU: MNIDALILAAGKGTRMPSPRPKVLQTLLGETMLALVTSTLAAMPRVNRILTLVGNEADMVSAEAARTAERLGIASSCIRQEKQLGTGHALMTAMPELDGDGCVLVVNGDAPLVTPEVLNHFLDAAEGADAAFLSLELEDAAAYGRVVRREGRVSAIVEARDFDPALYGPLEDAHEVNTGIYLFSLPAARRLLPRLTCDNRGGEYYITDLVALGLAEGMDVRGIRAEGAGCEKTALLGVNMPAELAAAEEILAKRRADELLASGVVLHAPSLVRVSPLSRVEKGAEIFGPCEIYGDSEIKSGARILSHCVLRDARIDGGTEIREFCHIEKAEVKSGALIGPYARLRPQAFVDENAHVGNFVELKKTRLGKGSKANHLTYLGDAEVGPGVNFGAGTITCNYDGKNKFRTVIGEGCFIGSNTALVAPVTVGDNALVGAGSVIVEDVPAGKLALGRGRQVIKERRK, encoded by the coding sequence ATGAATATCGACGCCCTCATTCTCGCGGCCGGCAAGGGCACGCGCATGCCCTCCCCCAGGCCCAAGGTGCTCCAGACGCTTCTTGGCGAAACCATGCTTGCGCTGGTCACGTCCACGCTGGCGGCCATGCCCCGCGTGAACCGCATTCTCACTCTGGTGGGCAACGAGGCCGACATGGTTTCCGCCGAGGCCGCCCGCACGGCCGAGAGGCTGGGCATTGCCTCCTCCTGCATCCGGCAGGAAAAGCAGCTCGGCACCGGCCACGCCCTCATGACCGCCATGCCCGAGCTTGACGGCGACGGCTGCGTGCTCGTGGTGAACGGCGACGCGCCCCTCGTCACCCCCGAGGTGCTCAATCACTTTCTCGACGCCGCAGAAGGCGCGGACGCGGCCTTTCTGAGCCTCGAACTCGAAGACGCCGCCGCCTACGGCCGCGTGGTGCGCCGCGAGGGCAGGGTGAGCGCCATCGTGGAGGCCAGGGACTTCGATCCCGCCCTCTACGGCCCGCTCGAAGACGCGCACGAAGTGAATACGGGCATCTATCTCTTTTCTCTGCCCGCGGCGCGCCGTCTGCTGCCGCGCCTCACCTGCGACAACCGCGGCGGGGAATATTACATTACCGATCTTGTCGCGCTGGGCCTCGCCGAAGGCATGGACGTGCGCGGCATACGCGCCGAGGGCGCGGGCTGCGAAAAAACGGCCCTGCTCGGCGTGAACATGCCCGCGGAACTCGCCGCGGCCGAAGAAATTCTCGCCAAGCGCCGCGCCGACGAACTGCTCGCTTCGGGCGTGGTGCTGCATGCTCCCTCGCTCGTGCGCGTAAGCCCGCTCTCCCGCGTGGAAAAGGGCGCGGAAATCTTCGGCCCCTGCGAAATCTACGGCGACAGCGAAATCAAAAGCGGCGCGCGCATTCTCTCGCACTGCGTGCTGCGCGACGCCCGCATCGACGGCGGCACGGAGATCCGCGAATTCTGCCACATCGAAAAGGCGGAAGTGAAAAGCGGCGCGCTCATCGGCCCCTACGCAAGACTGCGTCCGCAGGCCTTCGTCGATGAAAACGCCCACGTGGGCAACTTCGTGGAACTCAAGAAGACCCGCCTAGGCAAGGGCTCGAAGGCCAATCACCTCACCTACCTCGGCGACGCCGAAGTCGGCCCGGGCGTGAACTTCGGCGCGGGCACCATCACCTGCAACTACGACGGAAAAAACAAGTTCCGTACCGTGATAGGCGAAGGCTGCTTCATCGGCAGCAACACGGCGCTCGTGGCCCCCGTGACCGTGGGCGACAACGCCCTCGTCGGCGCGGGCTCCGTCATCGTGGAAGACGTGCCTGCCGGAAAGCTCGCCCTCGGCCGGGGCAGACAGGTCATCAAGGAACGCAGAAAGTGA